One window of the Sebastes umbrosus isolate fSebUmb1 chromosome 1, fSebUmb1.pri, whole genome shotgun sequence genome contains the following:
- the igfn1.1 gene encoding immunoglobulin-like and fibronectin type III domain-containing protein 1.1 isoform X2 has translation MWKKSKVTDQTAAGQAGIKIKSKVPGVMITQFKEELPEGMTTPDFTRKPIALTIQEGKFAVFKAKIVGTPTPTVTWSRANGEIHFHPDVCQQKYDEVSEEHTIEFPKVTPEDADTYKCFATNEHGKAVCTVVLNVIEVGFSKTKELQKKQGEDVADIKKKLKKRNPDGTREEKPMESEEKVWEILLSAEKKDYERICADYGITDFRRMLKKLTEMKKEREEEIAEFVTHISTLKHIEVNDDDCATFELDMDLKDPTSKLFLYKNGVMVPFTQEESDSKKHNLKQVGKKYIFTIKNLGKEDAGLYSVDVGGVNVFSTDFKVPECDFAVKIQEVKAEERQDALFQCVLTAPMNELRWLGKNTPLTNDEKHEITVSEDKLIHKLLVRDCLPLDAGIYVAVAGIKSCNAWLVVDVDKDPANKGKKATRKTTMAGGGNDEDLLKIAKEQQEKYQKELEEKLEMAKKAQAEREVAEAAARVEAEAAKKTAAEEKAAALAAAKAAAKAKKEAAAKDRAADEAADAAARKNKKKQAGAADGSGGTGGAGGVGDAGGEDGGVDGTGAGAKGRAGGGAGGGEGEDDSFGDSDGGEGVGEGDGGEGGEGGEGGGKGGRRKKRDGPLVPDTVIGDNSDEETTDQQGGKSGKKGKRPKKTNVEVEEAVVDPGVHFHAGLSDCKAIVGEAAELECKVSSEDCVGIWYKDGEEITSSDGITITKDGTFHRLKIHKVTEDFAGKYKFEADGRKTESMIVVEDPPRFCAEELEAFKKPVIVKKGHKATFKLPYVGRDPIKIQWYLDGEELSDESNIKLEHTEGSTRLLLSKLQRKDSGEVKIKLKNEFGSIEAYSQLVVTDKPTPPMGPLEIVEATASAIDFKWRPPKDSGGCKIDNYILERQQVGRNTWKKVGPIGPEATYRDTDVDHGRRYCFRIRVETEMGTSELMETEDIQAGTKAYPAAPSAPKVVSAFKNCITLSWTPPSDTGGTNILGYNIEKRKKGSNLWGQVNPPDEMIKGKEYGVKDVVEGMQYEFRVSAINNSGAGESSTPSEFVFARDPKKPPGKVIDFKVTDSTYTTLCLAWTKPKDIEKVEDEAKGYFIEIRPAENTEWDRCNPNAITMNTYTVKGLKSMGMYWVRAIATNDGGEGKPQELDNYILATPPPVRPRFTDAKIKSFMVVRAGNSARFNINFEASPWPEVVWLKDGSPLPKKVTISNAEGTSQLLIPSAERGDTGIYNIIVKNFVGQESYSIEIRVTDEPKPPGPVDTDENVPGTVTVSWTPSPDEKRDDRLHYMVTKRDSSKRTWMTVADHIFNNKFTACNIMPGREYQFRVYAKNDMGSSKPSESPKWLISCKKEKFTVTVPATKPCDLQCPPKFLVPLKLHTAPNGYECYMSCAIKGDPTPHVTWLRNNISLNTNTNYFISNTCGVCSLLILTVGPKDCGEYKIVVENAIGRAECSTKLTVREF, from the exons GCATCAAGATAAAGTCGAAGGTGCCCGGTGTCATGATAACGCAGTTCAAGGAGGAACTTCCAGAGGGAATGACAACTCCAGATTTCACCCGCAAACCCATTGCTCTGACTATTCAAGAGG GTAAATTTGCAGTCTTTAAGGCCAAAATAGTGGGCACCCCAACACCTACTGTAACATGGAGCAGAGCAAACggagaaatacattttcatccCGACGTGTGCCAGCAAAAGTATGATGAAGTATCTGAAGAACATACCATTGAG TTTCCTAAGGTCACTCCAGAGGATGCTGACACCTACAAGTGTTTTGCAACAAATGAACATGGAAAGGCAGTTTGCACTGTCGTCTTGAATGTTATTGAGG TTGGATTCTCTAAGACCAAGGAACTTCAGAAGAAACAAGGAGAAG ATGTTGCGGACAtcaaaaaaaagcttaaaaaacg TAATCCTGATGGAACACGTGAGGAAAAGCCGATGGAGTCCGAGGAAAAGGTCTGGGAAATTCTCCttagtgcagaaaaaaaagattacgaGCGCATCTGTGCTGATTACGGTATCACAGACTTCCGTCGCATGCTGAAGAAACTCACTGaaatgaagaaagagagagaggaggagattgcAGAG tTTGTTACACACATCAGTACACTGAAACATATTGAAGTCAATGATGACGACTGTGCAACATTTGAGCTGGACATGGACCTCAAGGACCCTACCAGCAAACTTTTCCTGTACAAG AATGGCGTCATGGTTCCATTCACCCAAGAAGAAAGCGATTCGAAGAAGCATAATTTAAAACAAGTTGGCAAGAAATATATATTCACAATTAAAAATCTAGGTAAAGAAGATGCTGGACTCTACTCAGTGGATGTTGGGGGCGTCAATGTATTCTCCACTGATTTTAAAG TGCCTGAATGTGATTTTGCTGTCAAAATACAAGAGGTTAAGGCAGAAGAACGACAAGACGCCCTCTTTCAATGTGTCTTGACTGCACCTATGAATGAGCTCAGATGGTTGGGTAAAAACACTCCGCTGACAAATGATGAGAAACATGAAATCACTGTTTCTGAAGATAAGCTCATCCACAAGTTGCTGGTGCGGGACTGTTTGCCTTTGGACGCCGGTATCTATGTTGCTGTAGCAGGAATAAAATCCTGCAATGCCTGGCTTGTAGTTGACG TTGACAAGGATCCCGCCAACAAGGGCAAGAAGGCAACTCGCAAAACTACTATGGCTGGAGGTGGAAATGATGAAGATCTGCTGAAAATAGCTAAGGAACAGCaggaaaaatatcagaaagaaTTGGAAGAAAAACTGGAAATGGCCAAGAAAGCTCAAGCAGAGAGAGAAGTAGCAGAAGCAGCTGCCCGAGTAGAGGCTGAAGCAGCTAAAAAGACAGCGGCTGAAGAAAAAGCTGCAGCCTTAGCTGCAGCTAAGGCTGCTGCAAAGGCAAAGAAGGAAGCGGCCGCGAAGGATAGAGCTGCCGATGAAGCTGCCGATGCAGCTGCaaggaaaaataagaaaaaacaagcTGGTGCTGCCGATGGTAGCGGAGGcactggtggtgctggtggtgttggtgatgcaggtggtgaagatggaggagtaGATGGAACTGGAGCTGGAGCTAAAGGCAGAGCTGGGGGTGGAGCCGGAGGTGGTGAAGGTGAAGATGATTCATTTGGAGATTCTGATGGAGGAGAAGGAGTGggagaaggagatggaggagagggaggagagggaggagaaggaggtggaAAAGGAGGGAGACGCAAAAAACGAGATGGTCCACTTGTTCCAGATACAGTGATAG GAGATAATAGTGATGAGGAAACCACAGATCAACAAGGTGGAAAATCTGGGAAAAAAGGAAAACGTCCCAAAAAGACAAATGTGGAGGTTGAAGAAGCTGTTGTTG ATCCAGGAGTTCATTTTCATGCTGGGCTTTCTGACTGCAAAGCCATTGTTGGAGAAGCAGCAGAGCTGGAGTGTAAAGTGAGCAGTGAAGACTGTGTGGGAATCTGGTACAAAGATGGAGAAGAG attacttCATCTGACGGTATAACCATTACGAAAGACGGAACTTTCCACAggctgaaaattcacaaagtcACAGAGGATTTCGCTGGAAAATATAAATTTGAAGCAGATGGACGGAAGACAGAGTCCATGATTGTTGTTGAag ATCCGCCAAGATTTTGTGCTGAGGAACTGGAAGCTTTTAAAAAACCTGTAATAGTGAAAAAAGGACACAAAGCTACCTTCAAACTACCTTATGTCGGACGGGATCCAATAAAAATCCAGTGGTACCTTGACGGTGAAGAGCTTTCGGATGAATCAAACATTAAGTTGGAACACACGGAAGGTTCCACCCGTCTGCTTCTAAGCAAGCTGCAGCGCAAGGACAGTGGTGAAGTCAagataaaactcaaaaatgagTTTGGCAGTATTGAGGCCTACAGCCAGCTTGTTGTAACGG ATAAACCCACTCCTCCAATGGGACCTCTGGAGATTGTTGAAGCCACCGCCTCTGCAATTGATTTCAAGTGGAGGCCCCCAAAGGACAGCGGTGGCTGCAAGATAGACAACTACATCCTCGAACGACAACAAGTTGGCCGCAACACCTGGAAGAAGGTGGGGCCAATTGGTCCGGAGGCCACATACAGGGACACTGATGTAGACCACGGCAGGAGGTACTGCTTTCGCATCAGAGTGGAGACTGAAATGGGCACCAGTGAGCTGATGGAAACAGAGGACATTCAAGCCGGAACAAAAG CATACCCTGCTGCTCCATCAGCACCAAAGGTTGTAAGTGCCTTCAAGAACTGCATCACACTCTCTTGGACTCCTCCATCTGACACTGGAGGAACCAATATTCTGGGATACAACATCGAGAAACGCAAGAAGGGCAGCAACCTGTGGGGGCAAGTCAATCCACCTGATGAGATGATCAAAG GTAAGGAATATGGAGTTAAAGATGTGGTCGAGGGCATGCAATATGAATTCCGTGTGTCAGCAATCAACAACTCTGGAGCGGGTGAATCCAGCACACCATCTGAGTTCGTGTTTGCCAGAGATCCTAAAA AGCCTCCTGGTAAAGTCATAGACTTTAAAGTGACAGATTCCACCTACACAACCCTGTGCCTGGCTTGGACCAAACCCAAGGACATTGAGAAGGTTGAGGATGAAGCCAAAGGATATTTTATTGAGATCAGGCCCGCGGAAAACACAGAATGGGATCGCTGCAATCCAAATGCAATAACCATGAATACCTATACAGTGAAAGGCTTGAAGTCAATGGGCATGTACTGGGTGAGAGCCATTGCTACTAatgatggaggagagggaaaaCCACAGGAGCTGGATAATTACATCCTCGCTACGCCCCCTCCTG TGAGGCCACGATTCACAGATGCCAAAATCAAGAGTTTCATGGTTGTGAGAGCAGGAAATTCTGCACGATTCAACATTAACTTTGAG GCCTCTCCTTGGCCTGAGGTCGTCTGGCTGAAAGATGGCTCGCCACTGCCTAAAAAGGTAACCATCAGCAATGCAGAGGGAACATCCCAGCTTCTGATTCCTTCCGCTGAGCGCGGAGATACTGGAATCTACAATATCATTGTCAAGAACTTTGTTGGCCAAGAATCATACAGCATTGAAATTAGAGTCACTG ATGAGCCGAAGCCACCAGGTCCAGTGGACACTGACGAAAATGTGCCCGGCACAGTGACCGTTTCGTGGACCCCATCTCCAGATGAGAAACGTGACGACAGGCTGCACTACATGGTGACTAAGCGTGATTCAAGTAAAAGAACGTGGATGACCGTTGCAGATCACATCTTCAACAATAAATTCACAGCCTGCAACATAATGCCGGGCCGAGAATACCAGTTCAGAGTCTATGCAAAGAATGACATGGGCTCCTCCAAACCGTCTGAATCACCGAAGTGGCTGATTTCATGCAAAAAAG AAAAGTTCACTGTGACCGTGCCTGCAACAAAGCCCTGTGATCTACAGTGTCCTCCCAAATTCCTTGTCCCATTGAAATTGCACACTGCTCCTAATGGGTATGAATGCTACATGAGCTGTGCCATAAAAGGGGATCCAACACCTCATGTGACATGGCTCCGCAACAATATCAGTCTGAATACCAACACTAACTACTTCATCTCCAACACCTGTGGAGTCTGTTCTCTGCTCATATTGACGGTTGGACCTAAAGACTGCGGGGAGTACAAGATTGTTGTAGAAAACGCTATCGGGAGGGCAGAGTGCTCCACTAAACTGACAGTCAGAG aattcTGA
- the igfn1.1 gene encoding immunoglobulin-like and fibronectin type III domain-containing protein 1.1 isoform X4: MWKKSKVTDQTAAGQAGIKIKSKVPGVMITQFKEELPEGMTTPDFTRKPIALTIQEGKFAVFKAKIVGTPTPTVTWSRANGEIHFHPDVCQQKYDEVSEEHTIEFPKVTPEDADTYKCFATNEHGKAVCTVVLNVIEVGFSKTKELQKKQGEDVADIKKKLKKRNPDGTREEKPMESEEKVWEILLSAEKKDYERICADYGITDFRRMLKKLTEMKKEREEEIAEFVTHISTLKHIEVNDDDCATFELDMDLKDPTSKLFLYKNGVMVPFTQEESDSKKHNLKQVGKKYIFTIKNLGKEDAGLYSVDVGGVNVFSTDFKVPECDFAVKIQEVKAEERQDALFQCVLTAPMNELRWLGKNTPLTNDEKHEITVSEDKLIHKLLVRDCLPLDAGIYVAVAGIKSCNAWLVVDVDKDPANKGKKATRKTTMAGGGNDEDLLKIAKEQQEKYQKELEEKLEMAKKAQAEREVAEAAARVEAEAAKKTAAEEKAAALAAAKAAAKAKKEAAAKDRAADEAADAAARKNKKKQAGAADGSGGTGGAGGVGDAGGEDGGVDGTGAGAKGRAGGGAGGGEGEDDSFGDSDGGEGVGEGDGGEGGEGGEGGGKGGRRKKRDGPLVPDTVIGDNSDEETTDQQGGKSGKKGKRPKKTNVEVEEAVVEASGASGGNGTGPAAGCDEVAENGEGADGGEPAAAGKRSGRARQGPLIVETVSDPGVHFHAGLSDCKAIVGEAAELECKVSSEDCVGIWYKDGEEITSSDGITITKDGTFHRLKIHKVTEDFAGKYKFEADGRKTESMIVVEDPPRFCAEELEAFKKPVIVKKGHKATFKLPYVGRDPIKIQWYLDGEELSDESNIKLEHTEGSTRLLLSKLQRKDSGEVKIKLKNEFGSIEAYSQLVVTDKPTPPMGPLEIVEATASAIDFKWRPPKDSGGCKIDNYILERQQVGRNTWKKVGPIGPEATYRDTDVDHGRRYCFRIRVETEMGTSELMETEDIQAGTKAYPAAPSAPKVVSAFKNCITLSWTPPSDTGGTNILGYNIEKRKKGSNLWGQVNPPDEMIKGKEYGVKDVVEGMQYEFRVSAINNSGAGESSTPSEFVFARDPKKPPGKVIDFKVTDSTYTTLCLAWTKPKDIEKVEDEAKGYFIEIRPAENTEWDRCNPNAITMNTYTVKGLKSMGMYWVRAIATNDGGEGKPQELDNYILATPPPVRPRFTDAKIKSFMVVRAGNSARFNINFEASPWPEVVWLKDGSPLPKKVTISNAEGTSQLLIPSAERGDTGIYNIIVKNFVGQESYSIEIRVTDEPKPPGPVDTDENVPGTVTVSWTPSPDEKRDDRLHYMVTKRDSSKRTWMTVADHIFNNKFTACNIMPGREYQFRVYAKNDMGSSKPSESPKWLISCKKRKVHCDRACNKAL; this comes from the exons GCATCAAGATAAAGTCGAAGGTGCCCGGTGTCATGATAACGCAGTTCAAGGAGGAACTTCCAGAGGGAATGACAACTCCAGATTTCACCCGCAAACCCATTGCTCTGACTATTCAAGAGG GTAAATTTGCAGTCTTTAAGGCCAAAATAGTGGGCACCCCAACACCTACTGTAACATGGAGCAGAGCAAACggagaaatacattttcatccCGACGTGTGCCAGCAAAAGTATGATGAAGTATCTGAAGAACATACCATTGAG TTTCCTAAGGTCACTCCAGAGGATGCTGACACCTACAAGTGTTTTGCAACAAATGAACATGGAAAGGCAGTTTGCACTGTCGTCTTGAATGTTATTGAGG TTGGATTCTCTAAGACCAAGGAACTTCAGAAGAAACAAGGAGAAG ATGTTGCGGACAtcaaaaaaaagcttaaaaaacg TAATCCTGATGGAACACGTGAGGAAAAGCCGATGGAGTCCGAGGAAAAGGTCTGGGAAATTCTCCttagtgcagaaaaaaaagattacgaGCGCATCTGTGCTGATTACGGTATCACAGACTTCCGTCGCATGCTGAAGAAACTCACTGaaatgaagaaagagagagaggaggagattgcAGAG tTTGTTACACACATCAGTACACTGAAACATATTGAAGTCAATGATGACGACTGTGCAACATTTGAGCTGGACATGGACCTCAAGGACCCTACCAGCAAACTTTTCCTGTACAAG AATGGCGTCATGGTTCCATTCACCCAAGAAGAAAGCGATTCGAAGAAGCATAATTTAAAACAAGTTGGCAAGAAATATATATTCACAATTAAAAATCTAGGTAAAGAAGATGCTGGACTCTACTCAGTGGATGTTGGGGGCGTCAATGTATTCTCCACTGATTTTAAAG TGCCTGAATGTGATTTTGCTGTCAAAATACAAGAGGTTAAGGCAGAAGAACGACAAGACGCCCTCTTTCAATGTGTCTTGACTGCACCTATGAATGAGCTCAGATGGTTGGGTAAAAACACTCCGCTGACAAATGATGAGAAACATGAAATCACTGTTTCTGAAGATAAGCTCATCCACAAGTTGCTGGTGCGGGACTGTTTGCCTTTGGACGCCGGTATCTATGTTGCTGTAGCAGGAATAAAATCCTGCAATGCCTGGCTTGTAGTTGACG TTGACAAGGATCCCGCCAACAAGGGCAAGAAGGCAACTCGCAAAACTACTATGGCTGGAGGTGGAAATGATGAAGATCTGCTGAAAATAGCTAAGGAACAGCaggaaaaatatcagaaagaaTTGGAAGAAAAACTGGAAATGGCCAAGAAAGCTCAAGCAGAGAGAGAAGTAGCAGAAGCAGCTGCCCGAGTAGAGGCTGAAGCAGCTAAAAAGACAGCGGCTGAAGAAAAAGCTGCAGCCTTAGCTGCAGCTAAGGCTGCTGCAAAGGCAAAGAAGGAAGCGGCCGCGAAGGATAGAGCTGCCGATGAAGCTGCCGATGCAGCTGCaaggaaaaataagaaaaaacaagcTGGTGCTGCCGATGGTAGCGGAGGcactggtggtgctggtggtgttggtgatgcaggtggtgaagatggaggagtaGATGGAACTGGAGCTGGAGCTAAAGGCAGAGCTGGGGGTGGAGCCGGAGGTGGTGAAGGTGAAGATGATTCATTTGGAGATTCTGATGGAGGAGAAGGAGTGggagaaggagatggaggagagggaggagagggaggagaaggaggtggaAAAGGAGGGAGACGCAAAAAACGAGATGGTCCACTTGTTCCAGATACAGTGATAG GAGATAATAGTGATGAGGAAACCACAGATCAACAAGGTGGAAAATCTGGGAAAAAAGGAAAACGTCCCAAAAAGACAAATGTGGAGGTTGAAGAAGCTGTTGTTG AAGCGAGTGGTGCCAGTGGTGGTAATGGCACTGGGCCAGCAGCAGGCTGTGATGAAGTTGCTGAAAACGGTGAGGGTGCAGACGGCGGCGAGCCAGCAGCAGCTGGCAAGCGTTCAGGTCGTGCACGGCAAGGCCCATTGATCGTGGAGACAGTTAGTG ATCCAGGAGTTCATTTTCATGCTGGGCTTTCTGACTGCAAAGCCATTGTTGGAGAAGCAGCAGAGCTGGAGTGTAAAGTGAGCAGTGAAGACTGTGTGGGAATCTGGTACAAAGATGGAGAAGAG attacttCATCTGACGGTATAACCATTACGAAAGACGGAACTTTCCACAggctgaaaattcacaaagtcACAGAGGATTTCGCTGGAAAATATAAATTTGAAGCAGATGGACGGAAGACAGAGTCCATGATTGTTGTTGAag ATCCGCCAAGATTTTGTGCTGAGGAACTGGAAGCTTTTAAAAAACCTGTAATAGTGAAAAAAGGACACAAAGCTACCTTCAAACTACCTTATGTCGGACGGGATCCAATAAAAATCCAGTGGTACCTTGACGGTGAAGAGCTTTCGGATGAATCAAACATTAAGTTGGAACACACGGAAGGTTCCACCCGTCTGCTTCTAAGCAAGCTGCAGCGCAAGGACAGTGGTGAAGTCAagataaaactcaaaaatgagTTTGGCAGTATTGAGGCCTACAGCCAGCTTGTTGTAACGG ATAAACCCACTCCTCCAATGGGACCTCTGGAGATTGTTGAAGCCACCGCCTCTGCAATTGATTTCAAGTGGAGGCCCCCAAAGGACAGCGGTGGCTGCAAGATAGACAACTACATCCTCGAACGACAACAAGTTGGCCGCAACACCTGGAAGAAGGTGGGGCCAATTGGTCCGGAGGCCACATACAGGGACACTGATGTAGACCACGGCAGGAGGTACTGCTTTCGCATCAGAGTGGAGACTGAAATGGGCACCAGTGAGCTGATGGAAACAGAGGACATTCAAGCCGGAACAAAAG CATACCCTGCTGCTCCATCAGCACCAAAGGTTGTAAGTGCCTTCAAGAACTGCATCACACTCTCTTGGACTCCTCCATCTGACACTGGAGGAACCAATATTCTGGGATACAACATCGAGAAACGCAAGAAGGGCAGCAACCTGTGGGGGCAAGTCAATCCACCTGATGAGATGATCAAAG GTAAGGAATATGGAGTTAAAGATGTGGTCGAGGGCATGCAATATGAATTCCGTGTGTCAGCAATCAACAACTCTGGAGCGGGTGAATCCAGCACACCATCTGAGTTCGTGTTTGCCAGAGATCCTAAAA AGCCTCCTGGTAAAGTCATAGACTTTAAAGTGACAGATTCCACCTACACAACCCTGTGCCTGGCTTGGACCAAACCCAAGGACATTGAGAAGGTTGAGGATGAAGCCAAAGGATATTTTATTGAGATCAGGCCCGCGGAAAACACAGAATGGGATCGCTGCAATCCAAATGCAATAACCATGAATACCTATACAGTGAAAGGCTTGAAGTCAATGGGCATGTACTGGGTGAGAGCCATTGCTACTAatgatggaggagagggaaaaCCACAGGAGCTGGATAATTACATCCTCGCTACGCCCCCTCCTG TGAGGCCACGATTCACAGATGCCAAAATCAAGAGTTTCATGGTTGTGAGAGCAGGAAATTCTGCACGATTCAACATTAACTTTGAG GCCTCTCCTTGGCCTGAGGTCGTCTGGCTGAAAGATGGCTCGCCACTGCCTAAAAAGGTAACCATCAGCAATGCAGAGGGAACATCCCAGCTTCTGATTCCTTCCGCTGAGCGCGGAGATACTGGAATCTACAATATCATTGTCAAGAACTTTGTTGGCCAAGAATCATACAGCATTGAAATTAGAGTCACTG ATGAGCCGAAGCCACCAGGTCCAGTGGACACTGACGAAAATGTGCCCGGCACAGTGACCGTTTCGTGGACCCCATCTCCAGATGAGAAACGTGACGACAGGCTGCACTACATGGTGACTAAGCGTGATTCAAGTAAAAGAACGTGGATGACCGTTGCAGATCACATCTTCAACAATAAATTCACAGCCTGCAACATAATGCCGGGCCGAGAATACCAGTTCAGAGTCTATGCAAAGAATGACATGGGCTCCTCCAAACCGTCTGAATCACCGAAGTGGCTGATTTCATGCAAAAAA AGAAAAGTTCACTGTGACCGTGCCTGCAACAAAGCCCTGTGA